A genomic window from Leptospira broomii serovar Hurstbridge str. 5399 includes:
- a CDS encoding tetratricopeptide repeat protein → MNKYLTILILGNLTLFSCATAQRDTAVSANLESQVRAEIKIIDAQLQTTNSEDKKRSELLLQKSKLLLKIESFKEASLVLKELQNSKEGKNLLHLDHYLGSAYLGINDYGNAIVHFRKSDNIDRDFESANRKKMWAKAYFEDEKYGQALGILGRAARDKNFEKDLFYYETVVVSFYRIKEYKRCQMVLEEGLQKFPESAVLRETSEKIAQLLPR, encoded by the coding sequence ATGAATAAATATCTCACGATATTGATACTTGGAAACCTAACCCTCTTTTCCTGCGCAACTGCACAGAGAGATACGGCGGTTTCAGCCAATTTGGAGTCCCAGGTTAGAGCCGAGATAAAAATCATAGATGCCCAACTGCAAACGACCAACTCCGAAGACAAAAAAAGGTCGGAACTTCTTCTTCAAAAATCAAAACTTTTACTGAAAATCGAATCCTTTAAAGAAGCTTCGCTTGTTTTGAAGGAACTCCAAAATTCCAAGGAAGGAAAAAACCTTCTGCATCTGGATCATTATCTAGGTTCAGCGTATTTGGGAATTAACGATTATGGTAATGCGATCGTTCACTTCCGTAAATCTGATAATATTGATCGAGACTTCGAATCGGCTAATCGTAAAAAGATGTGGGCAAAAGCTTATTTCGAAGACGAAAAATACGGTCAGGCTCTAGGAATTCTGGGCCGTGCGGCTCGGGACAAGAATTTTGAGAAAGACTTGTTCTATTACGAAACTGTTGTAGTTAGTTTCTATCGGATTAAGGAATACAAAAGATGCCAGATGGTTCTGGAAGAAGGATTGCAGAAATTTCCAGAGAGCGCCGTATTAAGGGAGACCTCGGAAAAAATCGCGCAACTCCTTCCGCGATAA